From the genome of Halobacteriovorax marinus SJ:
GACGCCAAAAGACAGATCAAAAAAATAAATGAACAGTTTAAGAATATATTCAAAGGATTCTAGATGGACTATCAAATAGCTCAAAGAACAAGATACTTACTACAGACGAGAGTTAGGAGAGTTAAAAATGCTGGAGAAAACCAGTATCAAGAACAATTAAAATTTTTCTTACAATTCCTGAACTCAAACATAGTATTTTCTTCCGTTTTAAAAGAGCTTGAGGGGACAAGCACATTAGAAAAAGAGAGCTTTTTGGAAGCATTAAATAATGGGGAAGGGTATAACTTTGAATGTGAGTTAGATTATATCTTTGCCTCTTATCTTGGGTTGAAGTTCCTTGTTGATGTAGACATGAATAGATTTACAAGCTCTTTGATCGCTGCGTTTAGTACAGCGAATGGAGGAGGTAGACATCAAAGTAATATTGATGAAATGCTAGAGGATGTAAATACCTATTGGTTGAATTATTTGTATGAGTTCTTGGACGAATCAATTGATAATCGAAATAGTATCTTGTTTGTTTTGAAAAAGTATAAACAAAATGCTGAATGGTTTAGAAAAAAGCGGTTGTTGAATATTGCAAACGATGGTGCTGTCTATGGGAAAAAAGGAGAGAAAGGGCTTGCCTTAGATCTTTACGAATCAATACATAATGATGGGATAGATTTTACTATAGAACCTTCTTCAGCTTCTGGTGAGGTAGACTTAATTGCCAATCAGTCAGGAGAAGAAAGAGTCGTTCTCGATGCGAAGTATATAGGGGAAGGTGAAAGCTCTTCGCAAATAAAAACTAAGGTCGTTAAGGCTTTTAGACAGGTTCATGATTATTGTAATGATTATAATACCTCTAATGGTTATATATTATTTTATATAAATGCAGAGGTTGCATTAGATATTGAATCAGATGAGTTAGATGGTTTCAGAGTTGTGAACCTTAATGGAAGGGCTTTATTTTTTATTAATGTTGATATTTATGAGAATGAAAAGTCCGCATCACAAAGAAAAGCACTTGAGCGTGTTTCTATAGTTAAGACTGACTTGATAAAAGACAATTAAATCAAGGAATGTTTTTTATCAGTTAGTCGTTGTGTGAATTTTTCTAGAGAAGGTAGCCCCTTTTGAACTTTTATAAGAGCTTCTTTCTTGATGACCTTACTCGAAAAATTCAAAACACTAGCTCCTGTAATTATCGTAAAAATTATCGCAAGAAATATCTCAATTATTGCACGCATACTATTTTTCCTTTTTAAGTTCTCTTAATATGATGGCGCGGACAGAAGGCCCATGCCATTTGCCTTTGGTTTTGGTTAATCGTTTTTTATCATTTAAGTAATTGGCGATATTTGCATATCCCCATCCCTCGGCTCGAAGTTTAAGCATGAGTTGAAGTGTGGCCCGCTCGCCTTTGTGGGGAACGAGTTTGTTTTTCTGAACTTTTCAGCCAAATCTTGGAATGGGAGGTTTGCGAACTTCTTTTTTGATTCCAAGAAGTCTTATGGCATCACTAATGGCAGCTCGTGACCATCTTGATTTAGTTACCTTGTGAATTTGATTACTGGAAAGGTCTTTTTCAAGGTACAAAGTCCGCAAAAGCTCAGGATTTTGAATGGGCTTATTGAAGAAATGTGTTATAAAAATAGGAACATATAGATTTGCGTTATAGAGTTCGCTTAGCTCTTCGCAAGGTCCACCAGATCAAGCTAAGCGCTTAATAAAAAAGGGAAATTTTGGTTTCCCTTTTTTGATTGTGGCAGAAGTGTGGTAATTTTTTTGATAGCATCTACGTCATCCTTTATAGTCTCCTATCTGTATTATTTAAAATTTCTTGTTGAATTTTCTAAAAGCCTGTAAAGATTGAAAAAGTATTGCAGAGTTTAATGCTGAATGAAATATATATAATCCTTTGATGTTAATAGTATCGTCTTTTAAAAATTGGAAGGTTACTAGGTATTTATAGAAATCAGTAAAAATACCTAAAAAAGGTTCACTTTTTAAAAGTAGAAAACCTTTATCCCAATTTGAAAAAAGTAGACTAAAAAATAATGATAAAAATATTGGTCTTATGATGCTGAATCCATTTCCAGTTAGCTCATTAAAATTTAATATAAGTAAGTTCGTAAGTTTCTTGTATATTGGTAGCGTGGAATAGCTTATTTGTTTAACTTGATAGTGTCTTTCTATATCAAAGAAAAGTTCAGTATTTAAGATGTCCCTGTGTCGGAAGTATATATTCTTTAGATCACGATAAATATTTACTTTCGCTTCGTAAGACTCAGATTTGTCTTCTCTCGAATAAATTCGAGGGTGAGACCCCCATTCAACAAGGTCTAGATTCATCTCTTTTATATTGGAGTTAATAAAGAAAACATCTGTATTTTCTAGGTTAGTGTTACCAAATTCGGTATTAGATAAATTTGAATTAAAGAACTTTATTGAGCTTTCAGGCTCTAAGTATATTTTCCTGATATTGAGTTCATTGTTCTTCTTCTTATTAATGAAACTAAGCTCCATCTTTATTTTAATCGAACTGATTGAAAGTTCTTTGAAAGAGTTAATTGTAATTTTACTATATCCTGTTCCAAATAAATGCTCATAGTAGAGGTCCTCAGGAATGTCATCTTGAGTTAGAGATTCAAAGTGAACGATTGATCTTGGAAGCGCTAAGTCTAAAGATTTAATCGAGTTGTCAGTTAACTCTAGTTCCGTCTCGGAGGGGATGAATAACTGTAGGTCATCGCTATCAAGGTTTCTTATGTAAATATAAATTTTTTTAAGTTCTGTTTCATATGTTCGTATTTTAACGTTATCTATTCTATTGTTTGATATAGTCAGGTTACTTGAAATTCTATTTTCTATTTTTAGAGACTTGATCTTATTATTGTTTACGATGAAGACTTCTTCGTTGATAGATGTAAAATCTAAGTCAGATAGATCACATGATTCTATTATTATTTTCATATGTAAATCTATAAAGCTTAGGTTGTTTTTAAACGTACATTGATTGAACTCTAGTTTATTCTCTTCATTGCTCGAGTTATCATCTCTGATCTCAATTAAGGGTTCAAAGTGGACAGAGGAAAATTTAATATTATATTTAGAACTCTTTAGAAATAATAATCCTTTATTTTTTTCAAATGTGTGGCCAGTAATTACACAGTTTTTAAGTATAACAGTATTTTTATTTCCATTTAGTTCTAAGTGAGAAGAGCCATTAATAAAGTTAATCAAATCACTGCCTAGTGTCTGTTGTCTTTGAATATAATTTAAGTCTTCCTGTATTTTTGAAAATGGTAACGTTAGCATAGTTAGCAATATATCACTAATAGGAATAATATCTAGCTGGAAACTTGAGCAGATGCTTTTATATTCTTTAAGAAATCTTGATTTATCTATACTAATTTAAAGTCAAGAAAACTTAATTTTGTAATCCCATGCTGTGGGATTAAAATATGGTGTGTATTTACTAAAGGAAGGTTATGTCAAAAATTAAAGTCGGAACTTATTTTTTAGGTCGAGTAGTAAAATATGGAGTTCTTGATAATGAGAAATTAGTTGAGGCAATTACCAAAGGGAGTAAAGTCAGTTCGAGAAGCTATAACTGGTTAATCACTAATGTTAAACATGTAAAAAAAACTAATATTGAATATGTTTTTGGAAACCTTTCTAAATATACACCTGAAGGAGAGACAGTTATTGTTGATGAGGGAACTAGGAGGACTCACGACGACCATACTGAAAACCTTGCTCTTGCATCCGTACCGTTTGTATATTTACCTAAGTACTCTGGAATTTGCTATTTAAGACTATGGAATCAAATAGATATAAACTCCTTTAAGGGGAGAGTTGGAGACATAATTGAAAATTATTTTAGTAATTTTTTTGTAGGTGTAGAAATTAATGATATCTCAGAGAACTATGCGTTCCTAAAAAAAGCCAAAAAGTTTTCAACAATTAATAAAATAGACTGTTCAATTCAACAACCAAATCCACTATATGGTGATATCTGGAAGCATTTGAAAGAGTATCTAATTTCTAGAAACTCGAAAGAGTTAAGTATTTCAGAGGAGTCTAAAGATCAGTATGGAATAGTTACAAATCTAAATGGTGGTCATAGTGATATTGAACTCAGTTTAACAGATGCTGCAATTCGTATGGCCCTGGCGGGATATGGAAAAGGAAGTGTTACCGGGATTTTGGATGGTGTTCCTGAAACAATAAAAACTAAAGATGATGTAATTAAAATTAAATTCCCTAAAGAACCAGATCCTGAAGAATTAGCTTTAGAGGCGCAAAAGAATTTTATGAGAATTAATAAAGTGCGTGGTTTAAAGCATTGAAGCTAAAAAAAGTATGTGACAAATTTTTAGTATCACCAGAACTTCTAATTTATTTAGCTTGGACTTTTTTTCCTTCTGATCATGAGCTATTTAATCTTGTTAACAAAAAAATAATAGAACATAACGATAAATTACTAGGAATTTCATCATCATCATTTATTTTAATTCAAATTGGAGTTCTTTTTCCATTTAAAGATGGAGCAAATCTGATGAAAGGGTTTCCAAAAAAACAAGAACTATATGAAACCTGTCTAGCTGGTGCTCTCCATTATATATTATTCAGTTTACTATTAGTAGCATCATTTTTTCATGAAGTGATTGTTAAAATAGGAGTCAATAAATACTATCCTATTGTTTCAGTCTTTGGTCTTTTGGTATTGATTATTACTACAGGTATGGCATTTATACATGTAAATATTCTTCTAAGAGATAGTGGTTGAAGAGTTATTTTTTTCTAGCATTTCATTGTCATTGGTTGTCACTTGTAGTCTAATATATGAGTAAAATATTAATTATTTAGGAGTCACTTTATGAGTGAACGGTGGTTGTCTGTTGTTGAAATAGCAGAGCATCTAGGGGTTTCTAAGGAAACAATTTATCGCTGGCTTGAGAAAGGAAAGATTCCTGCTCATCGAGTTGGGAAGCTGTGGAAGTTTAAGGCCACTGAAGTTGATAAATGGATCACTGCTGGTGGAGCAGAAGAGAATTAGGGCCCGAATTGAATTGGTAATGGAATTGGAGAATTAAATGACTCAAAAAGTAACGCAAGCTGAAATTAATAAAATCCTATGGGATGCCTGTGACACCTTCAGAGGTGTTGTCGATGCAGGAGAGTACAAGAATTACATCCTAACGATGTTGTTCATTAAATACCTATCAGATACCTACGAAGAGAAGTACGAAGCCTATAGCGAGCAATTTAAGGGCAATGAGACCAGAATTAAAAGGGCCTTAGAGAAAGAAAACTTTGTACTGCCTGATGGTTGTCACTTCAATGATATTTATAAGCAAAAAGAAGAGAAGAATATCGGTGAGATTATCGATGTTGCTCTTGAGAAGATTGAAAATGCTAACAAGGAAAAACTTGAGAACGTATTTAGAAACGTAAGTTTTAACTCTGAAGCTAATCTAGGAAAAACTAAGAGTAGGAACGCTAGACTTAAGCACCTTCTAGATGACTTCAATAGTCCTAAACTAAATATGAGAAAGTCTCACATTGGGAATATGGATGTTATTGGTAATGCCTATGAGTACTTGATCGCAAATTTTGCTGCTGGGGCAGGAAAGAAGGCTGGAGAGTTCTATACTCCTTCAGAAGTATCTCAATTACTTGCGATGCTTGTTAAACCAGAGAAGGGATCGAGAATATATGACCCGACTTGTGGTTCAGGATCTCTATTAATTCGTTGTGCAGAACAGTTAACAAAAAATGGAATTAATGATTTTCAAATTTATGGTCAGGAGATTACTGGAGCTACTTGGGCTTTAGCGAAGATGAATATGTTCCTTCATGGTTTTGATCGCTCAGTCATTGAAAATGGCGATACTATTAGAAACCCAATTCATTTAGAGAATGATGAGCTAATGACTTTTGATGTGGTTGTGGCCAATCCTCCTTTTAGTTTAGATAAGTGGGGAATTGATGAAGCTAAGAGTGATTCTTATGGAAGATTTAATTACGGTATTCCTCCAAAGAGTTATGGAGAGTTGGCCTTTGTTCAACACATGGTCGCATCTTTAAACGAGAATGGGCGATGTGCAGTGGTGCTTCCTCATGGTGTTCTTTTTAGAGGTTCGGCAGAAAAGAGAATTAGAGAAGGTTTAATTAATGATGACCTTTTAGAAGCAGTTATTGGCCTACCATCAGGTTTATTCTTTGGAACAGGTATTCCAGCCTCAATCATGGTTTTTAATAAGAAAAAGTCAGCCGATAGAAAAGACAAGGTCTTATTTATTAATGGTGATCTTGAATATCAAGAAGGAAAAAATCAAAACAAGTTAAGAGACCAGGATATAAATCATATCGTCGCAAATTATGTCGAGTTTAAAACAGAAGGTCTTTATAGACATGAGGACAAGCATTACTCAAGGGTAGTTGAATTAGATGAGATTAAAGAGAATGACTATAACCTAAATATTCGTCGTTACGCTGATACATCAGCACCTCCTGAAATATTTGATGTAAAGGCGATCCTTAATGGCGGAATCCCTAAATATGAAATTGAGGATGGTTATATCCAAGATATTATTGATGGCTTTGATGTTTCAGTAGTCTTTGATGAAAGAGATAAAGAATATTATGTCTTTAAAAATGAAATAGACTCAAAAGAAAAAATTCGTGAAGTCATGGGGGATGTTGATCAAGCAATTATTTCTCAAGTAGAGAGGTGGTGGGAAAAATACTCAACTGCTTTAAGAGGTATTGAGTCTCAATGTGTTGAAGCCGAAAAAGAAATGAACTCTTTTCTTAAGGAATTGAGTTATGAGTAAAGTGAAGTTAGGGAATCACATCAAAAGCTATGCAGGTGGAACTCCTTCGAGAGGTAACATGGATTATTATCGAAATGGAACGATTCCTTGGGTAAAGTCTGGAGAGGTTTGTAGAAAGTATATCACCTCTGTTGAAGAAAAAATTACTGAGGAAGCGGTTCAAGGTTCTTCAGCGAAATGGTTTCCTGAAAATTCTGTTTTAGTAGCTTTGTATGGAGCGACAGCAGGCCAAGTATCGATAACGAAAATAAAAGGAACCTCTAACCAAGCGGTGTTATCAGTAAATGGTTTAGATGATTTTGATAATGAATATTTATACTATCTACTAACTCACTCTACTCCAGAATTGTTAGTTAAAGTGCAAGGATCGGGGCAACCAAATTTAAGTAAAAAAATTATTGATGAATTACAAGTCGAGTTAAAAGAGTTAGCTGAGCAAAAGAAAATCGCAGAAATTCTCACATCAGTAGATAAAGTCATTGAGTTAACTGAGATTGAAATAGAAAAACTTAAAAACCTTAAAAAAGGGATGATGCAAGACCTTTTAACTAAAGGGATTCGGCATACTAAGTTTAAAGATACTCCCATTGGGAAGATTCCTGAGAGTTGGGAGTGTTCTCAAATTAAAGATTTAATTAAAAATGGATTCATTGAAAAAGTACAAGATGGAAACCACGGGGGAGCATACCCTAGAGTTTCGGATTTTACAGAGAAAGGCATCCCGTTTGTTTCTGCTAAGAATTTACATGAGCATGGATATGTAAAATTTAATGAATGTCCCAAGTTGCCTGAGAGTTATCTACCAAAGCTGAGAATTGGTTTTGGTAAGCCTGGAGATGTTATTTTTGCTCATAATGCTACAGTTGGTCCAACAGCTTATGTTCCAAACTCTGGACAAGATTTTATTGTAAGCACATCTACAACCTTATATAGAAGCAATTCTGAAAAACTAGATAATTATTATCTTTATGCAAGTTTATTATCACCGCTTTTTCAGACGCAAATTTCTAAAGTAATGGGGCAAACAACTAGAAACCAGGTTCCAATTACAGCACAGAAAGAGATGTATTTGACGGTGCCACCTTTAAATGAACAAAACGAAATTAATAATGCTGTTAAAGCAATTTTGGGTACTTTAATAAGTAAAGAAGAGAAACTACAGAAGTTAGTTAGTTTAAAAAAAGGTTTGATGCAAGACCTCCTTACTGGAAAAGTAAGAGTGAAAGTCTAAACGGAGATAAATATGAACTCGATTCTATTCAAGGAAAGAATAGCCTCGCAAATACCAGCAGTGAAGCTACTAATTAATAGTGGATATAACTATTTAACTCCAAACGATTGCATTGAACAGCGGGGTGATACAAATACAGTCATCCTGAAAGATACGCTTAAAAAGTCACTTTTAAAGATCAATTCATTTTCTCATAATGGTGAAAAATTACCACTTCCTGAAGGTCTTATTGATGATGCAATTAAAGAGATTGTTGATTGGAATAACAATAATCTCAGGCAAGATAACAAAGACCTCTACTATCACCTAATAAATGGTAAAGGGCTAACTTTTCTACATGAAGGTGATCGAAAGAGTGCTCATCTTCACTTCTTTGATTTTAAAGAAATTGCTAATAACACTTTTCAAGTAACTGAAGAGTTTAAGGTTCAAAGAAATGGCCGTAAACAACACTATATCCCTGATGTTGTGATTCTTGTAAATGGGATGCCCTTTGCATCTATCGAGTGTAAGAAGCCTGGTCTGAACGACGCAGTTTTAAAAGGGATTGAGCAGCATATAAGAAACCAAAATCGAGAAGGAATAACTAAGTTCTACCTTTTTCAGCAAATTCTTGGATCAATGGCTGGAAGTACAGGGGCTAGGTATGGATCAGTCGGAACACCTGAAGAGTTCTGGGGAACTTGGAAAGAAGATAACTTTGATAATATTGAAGATGAACTTAAAGATCTTGTTAATAAGAATATTGAATCAAGTGTTAAAGATAAGGTATTCGAGTTTCGCCATCCTGCAGATAGAGCAATTATGGAACAAAAGTGGAATGAGGGAGCGAGAGAGGTTACTGCTCAAGATCAGCTTCTTTATTTCGTCTTTAGACCTGAAAGACTTCTAGATATTATTCACCACTATATAATCTATGAAAATGAAACAAAGATTGCTCCTCGTCACCAGCAATACTTTGCAGTAGGTCAAGCCCTTAAAAGAGTTAAGAAGATTAAAGATAATTCAGCAAGAGAAGGTGGGGTTATCTGGCATACTACAGGTTCAGGTAAGTCCTACACTATGGTTATGCTGGCTAAGGCCTTAAGTGCCGACCCTGAGATAGATAATCCTAAGATTGTCGTTATTACAGATAGAAAGAGTCTTGATAAGCAAATATCAGATACATTTAGAGATTGTGGAGAAGAACCTCACAAGGCTAAGAATGGAGAAGATTTAAAAGAACGTATAGAAAAGCGAGACTATACAGTTCTCACAACAATTATTGATAAATTTGAAACAGCAGCTAAGAAGTACAAGGTTAAAGATGAATCACAAAATATCTTTGTTCTTGTAGATGAGGGACATAGATCACAGTTTGGTGAGAACCATGCCTTGATGAAGAATACTTTTAAGAACGCAGCTTTCATCGCTTTTACAGGTACTCCAATTAGAAAGATGGTTAAAAGTGAAGTTGATCAAGCAACTGAAGTTCAGTTCGGTGACTTTATTCATAAGTACACAATGGAAAATGCTCTTGATGATGGAGCTGTTTGTCCAATTGTATATGAAGGGCGAATGGGAGAGTTAACAGGTGATCGTGAAAAACTAGATCGCTGGTTTGATCGTGTAACGAGAGATCTCAATGATGATCAGAAGGCCGCACTCAAGAAACGATTCTCAATGGAGCAGGAAGTTTTAAAAGCTGAAGATCGAATTAGGGCCATCTCACTAGATATAAAGAATCACTATCGCGAAAATTTCAGGTCTGAAGGTGAACCAACCAAAGACTTTATGAAAGGCCAGCTTGCAACTAACTCTAAAGGTGAGGCCTTAAACTATAAGAAGTTTCTTGAAGAGTTTGGAATGAAAGTTGAGCTAGTTATATCTCCTCCAGATATGCGTGAGGGTGCTAAGTCTATTGATGAGGATGATCGCTCAGACATTGTTAAGTTCTGGGATGAAGCAATGGTTAAATACGGTGGAGAGAGAAAGTATCTGGAAACCATAGTTAAGAACTTTAAGAAAGAAGATGAACCAGAGATTCTAATCGTTGTTGATAAACTACTTACGGGCTTTGATGCTCCAAGAAATGCCGTTCTATACGTTGATAAGAGACTTAAAGAGCATAATGTACTCCAAGCTATTGCAAGGGTTAATAGACTCTGTCCAAGAAAGTCTGAGGGGCTTGTAATCGATTATAGAGGTATCTTTGATGATATGAATGATGCCATCGACTTCTATCGACAAATGGAAGGAGCCGATTACGATCCAGAAGATATTAAGGGAACATTATTTGATAAGGCTAAAGAGGTCGCAAAATTAGACGAGATGCTTAAAGCCCTTAAAGATCATTTCTCGTCAATTAGTAATATGACTGATGATGAAGAGATTGGTCGCTATTTGGCTGATGAGAATCGTCGAGCTGAGTTCTATCAGAAGTTCAGAAACTTCCACAATATCTATAAGTTGGCACTTGGTTTTGCTGAATGGACTTATGAGACCAGTGAAGCTGATAAGAAGAAGTACAAAGATGAGTATAAGTACTTTGCTGAACTTAGAACTGTAATTAAAGAACGTTATCCTGATGGGATCAACTATAAAGACTACGTTGATGATATTAAACGTCTCGTAGATGTAAATCTTAAGTCTGATCCTCCAAAAGTGATCGTTGAGCAATTCAATATCTTCGAAAAAGAGAAATTTGAAGAAGAGACGAAGAAGAAGTCTGAGGGGGCTAGGGCCGATATTATTAGAAGTCTTGCTTCATCTCATATCACAGAGCACTTTGATGAGGACCCAATCTTCTATAAGAAATTATCAGAGGTAATTGAAGAGGCTTACGAGAAATATCGCGATCGTCGTATTTCAGAAGCGGAATACCTAGAGATGATGCAAGATGTTCGTGATCGAATTGAAATTGACCTAGAAACTGATGTTCCATCAAAAGTTGCAGAACATCAGACAACAAAGGCCTATTACAGAGTTATCGAAACTCTAATCAGCAAATTAGGTGAAATTGGCAAAGATGAAATTGCAAACTTTGCATTGAAGGTCGATGAGATCGTTAAGAGTCAAGCAGTTAAAGATTGGCACCTTGGCACAGACATTGAAAAGAAAATAATTGGTTCGATCGAAGTCGAAATTTTTTATCCATTAGAAGATAAGTTCGAAGTTACATTTACTGATGATGAGATGAAAGAAATTACGGACAATTTAATGCTGATCGCAAAAAGGCTGGATTATAGATAATGGAAAGTATTGATTTAGGTAAAAGGAAAGTTAATTACAGTTTGAAGAGGTCTAAAAGAAAGACCCTGGGGATAACAGTAAATGCTAAAGGCCAGGTCATTGTTACTGCTCCTGACTATATTCCGATGGATAAGATAGAAGAAGTAATTCAAAAGAGAAAGAACTGGATTATCGAGAAGGTTCAAGAAAAAGAGAGTAATCTTCAAATACAGCCTAAGCGTAAGTTTCTATCTGGTGAGTCTGTGTATCTTTTTGGCAGGCAGTACTATCTAAAGGTCATCAAATCCAATGATTACCATATTGAGATGGGCCATAATCGCATTACTTTCTATGTCAGAGACCTGGATGAAGCAGAAGCTAAGGTATCTGAATACCTCGGTAATGAGTTCAGGGAACTGATTGCTTATAAAACGGCTGAATGTCTTGAAGTATTCAGGGATAGATACTCAATCCCAGTAGTTCCTGAGTTCAAGATCAGAAAAATGGCTAAAAGATGGGGAAGTTGTACTAAAGATGGAGTTATCAACCTTAATCCTATGTTGGTCGCGGCTTCTGCCGAATGTATTGAGTATGTCATCTTTCATGAGCTAACACATTTGTTACATGATGATCATGATGATGAGTTTTTTAGAACGTTAAAAAGTGTTTGTCCTAAGTATAAATATTTGAAAGAAAAGTTAGAGAAAGAAACAGTATTGTTTGAGGAGTAAAAGGTGAGTAATTTTGAAGTTTGGGCCCATGTTCAGCAGCAACAAATGAGATTCTTCTATTCTCTCACAGCACTTAGTTTTACTATTTTAGGCCTTAGTGTTCAATTCTCTCCGAAGTACGGAAATGTATGTCCTTACTTATTAGTTATCTCATGGTTCGTCTTGCTTAAAAGTGGTTTGGTTGGTGGCTGGCGTTTATTAATG
Proteins encoded in this window:
- a CDS encoding helix-turn-helix domain-containing protein; the protein is MSERWLSVVEIAEHLGVSKETIYRWLEKGKIPAHRVGKLWKFKATEVDKWITAGGAEEN
- a CDS encoding type I restriction-modification system subunit M, yielding MTQKVTQAEINKILWDACDTFRGVVDAGEYKNYILTMLFIKYLSDTYEEKYEAYSEQFKGNETRIKRALEKENFVLPDGCHFNDIYKQKEEKNIGEIIDVALEKIENANKEKLENVFRNVSFNSEANLGKTKSRNARLKHLLDDFNSPKLNMRKSHIGNMDVIGNAYEYLIANFAAGAGKKAGEFYTPSEVSQLLAMLVKPEKGSRIYDPTCGSGSLLIRCAEQLTKNGINDFQIYGQEITGATWALAKMNMFLHGFDRSVIENGDTIRNPIHLENDELMTFDVVVANPPFSLDKWGIDEAKSDSYGRFNYGIPPKSYGELAFVQHMVASLNENGRCAVVLPHGVLFRGSAEKRIREGLINDDLLEAVIGLPSGLFFGTGIPASIMVFNKKKSADRKDKVLFINGDLEYQEGKNQNKLRDQDINHIVANYVEFKTEGLYRHEDKHYSRVVELDEIKENDYNLNIRRYADTSAPPEIFDVKAILNGGIPKYEIEDGYIQDIIDGFDVSVVFDERDKEYYVFKNEIDSKEKIREVMGDVDQAIISQVERWWEKYSTALRGIESQCVEAEKEMNSFLKELSYE
- a CDS encoding restriction endonuclease subunit S; the encoded protein is MSKVKLGNHIKSYAGGTPSRGNMDYYRNGTIPWVKSGEVCRKYITSVEEKITEEAVQGSSAKWFPENSVLVALYGATAGQVSITKIKGTSNQAVLSVNGLDDFDNEYLYYLLTHSTPELLVKVQGSGQPNLSKKIIDELQVELKELAEQKKIAEILTSVDKVIELTEIEIEKLKNLKKGMMQDLLTKGIRHTKFKDTPIGKIPESWECSQIKDLIKNGFIEKVQDGNHGGAYPRVSDFTEKGIPFVSAKNLHEHGYVKFNECPKLPESYLPKLRIGFGKPGDVIFAHNATVGPTAYVPNSGQDFIVSTSTTLYRSNSEKLDNYYLYASLLSPLFQTQISKVMGQTTRNQVPITAQKEMYLTVPPLNEQNEINNAVKAILGTLISKEEKLQKLVSLKKGLMQDLLTGKVRVKV
- a CDS encoding type I restriction endonuclease subunit R, translating into MNSILFKERIASQIPAVKLLINSGYNYLTPNDCIEQRGDTNTVILKDTLKKSLLKINSFSHNGEKLPLPEGLIDDAIKEIVDWNNNNLRQDNKDLYYHLINGKGLTFLHEGDRKSAHLHFFDFKEIANNTFQVTEEFKVQRNGRKQHYIPDVVILVNGMPFASIECKKPGLNDAVLKGIEQHIRNQNREGITKFYLFQQILGSMAGSTGARYGSVGTPEEFWGTWKEDNFDNIEDELKDLVNKNIESSVKDKVFEFRHPADRAIMEQKWNEGAREVTAQDQLLYFVFRPERLLDIIHHYIIYENETKIAPRHQQYFAVGQALKRVKKIKDNSAREGGVIWHTTGSGKSYTMVMLAKALSADPEIDNPKIVVITDRKSLDKQISDTFRDCGEEPHKAKNGEDLKERIEKRDYTVLTTIIDKFETAAKKYKVKDESQNIFVLVDEGHRSQFGENHALMKNTFKNAAFIAFTGTPIRKMVKSEVDQATEVQFGDFIHKYTMENALDDGAVCPIVYEGRMGELTGDREKLDRWFDRVTRDLNDDQKAALKKRFSMEQEVLKAEDRIRAISLDIKNHYRENFRSEGEPTKDFMKGQLATNSKGEALNYKKFLEEFGMKVELVISPPDMREGAKSIDEDDRSDIVKFWDEAMVKYGGERKYLETIVKNFKKEDEPEILIVVDKLLTGFDAPRNAVLYVDKRLKEHNVLQAIARVNRLCPRKSEGLVIDYRGIFDDMNDAIDFYRQMEGADYDPEDIKGTLFDKAKEVAKLDEMLKALKDHFSSISNMTDDEEIGRYLADENRRAEFYQKFRNFHNIYKLALGFAEWTYETSEADKKKYKDEYKYFAELRTVIKERYPDGINYKDYVDDIKRLVDVNLKSDPPKVIVEQFNIFEKEKFEEETKKKSEGARADIIRSLASSHITEHFDEDPIFYKKLSEVIEEAYEKYRDRRISEAEYLEMMQDVRDRIEIDLETDVPSKVAEHQTTKAYYRVIETLISKLGEIGKDEIANFALKVDEIVKSQAVKDWHLGTDIEKKIIGSIEVEIFYPLEDKFEVTFTDDEMKEITDNLMLIAKRLDYR
- a CDS encoding M48 family metallopeptidase, producing the protein MKRSKRKTLGITVNAKGQVIVTAPDYIPMDKIEEVIQKRKNWIIEKVQEKESNLQIQPKRKFLSGESVYLFGRQYYLKVIKSNDYHIEMGHNRITFYVRDLDEAEAKVSEYLGNEFRELIAYKTAECLEVFRDRYSIPVVPEFKIRKMAKRWGSCTKDGVINLNPMLVAASAECIEYVIFHELTHLLHDDHDDEFFRTLKSVCPKYKYLKEKLEKETVLFEE